Proteins found in one Candidatus Poribacteria bacterium genomic segment:
- a CDS encoding DUF4416 family protein produces MGIVTRPQPVKAVIGVLTAEPGLLSTVYPELTQRLGPIDFTSELLPFASTNYYEAEMGPDIHRQFISFERLIDAGTLAEIKLFTNKVEQNFTIKKPEGDARRVNLDAGYLCLAKLVLASTKDHAHRIYLCDGIYAEITLRFYRKTFQPWEWSYPDYRLPTYIAIFNKIRAIYRNQLEDEDICRKNSRY; encoded by the coding sequence ATGGGTATCGTTACAAGACCACAACCTGTTAAAGCCGTCATCGGTGTGCTGACCGCTGAACCGGGACTTCTGTCAACCGTTTACCCGGAACTTACACAACGTCTCGGCCCCATTGACTTCACAAGCGAGCTGCTACCTTTTGCAAGCACAAACTATTATGAAGCTGAGATGGGACCGGACATCCACAGGCAATTTATCAGTTTTGAAAGACTCATTGACGCGGGTACATTGGCAGAGATAAAACTGTTTACAAATAAGGTGGAACAAAATTTCACAATAAAGAAGCCGGAAGGAGATGCGCGACGCGTCAATTTAGACGCAGGTTACCTCTGTTTGGCAAAGTTAGTGCTTGCATCAACGAAAGATCACGCCCACCGTATCTATCTCTGTGATGGCATTTATGCCGAAATTACACTCCGCTTTTATCGTAAAACGTTCCAACCGTGGGAGTGGAGTTACCCCGACTACCGGCTGCCAACATATATTGCTATCTTTAACAAAATCCGCGCAATTTATAGGAATCAATTGGAAGATGAAGATATTTGTAGAAAAAATAGCAGATATTAA
- a CDS encoding P1 family peptidase, with product MKIFVEKIADIKTACDMKLLILVVFTGVFLACSIYSVNVESTDLDTRARARDIGIQIGTLPTGTHNAITDVAGVKVGHVTLNEGDSIRTGVTAVIPSDDIWTARLFGAAYTIHGNGEATGIARINQAGWIESPILLTNTLSVGAVHDGVVRYIVKRYPDNNIVLPIVAECYDGGLNDISGLHVTAVHAIEAIENATNGPVIEGCVGGGTGMRCYGFKAGIGTSSRVLPEERGGWTIGVLVNSNGGRRHQLRIDGVPVGKEITGSPPKPTRDGSFIIVIATDAPLTHRQLKQLAIRATHGLARTGTPSTDGSGEFVIAFSTANIFPSRTETGTFQIKMLANGRLSSLFQAVIEATEEAIVNSMTMATTTTGRNDRTMYAIPLTELEKVMRAYGR from the coding sequence ATGAAGATATTTGTAGAAAAAATAGCAGATATTAAAACCGCGTGCGACATGAAATTGTTGATTCTTGTCGTTTTCACGGGTGTTTTTTTAGCATGTTCTATATACAGTGTAAACGTTGAATCTACAGATTTGGATACCCGCGCGCGGGCACGCGACATCGGTATCCAAATTGGGACGCTTCCAACAGGTACTCACAATGCCATCACCGATGTCGCTGGTGTAAAGGTCGGACATGTCACCTTGAATGAAGGCGATTCCATTCGGACGGGTGTCACCGCTGTCATTCCAAGTGATGATATTTGGACGGCACGCCTGTTCGGCGCTGCCTATACCATCCACGGCAACGGTGAAGCAACTGGCATCGCGCGTATTAACCAAGCCGGATGGATTGAATCCCCTATTTTACTTACAAATACGCTGAGTGTCGGCGCAGTGCACGATGGCGTTGTTCGTTACATTGTGAAAAGGTATCCGGACAACAACATTGTGCTCCCGATTGTAGCAGAGTGTTATGATGGCGGTTTGAACGACATTAGTGGACTCCATGTCACAGCAGTGCACGCGATTGAAGCCATTGAAAATGCCACCAATGGTCCCGTCATCGAAGGCTGCGTTGGCGGTGGCACCGGTATGCGCTGCTACGGGTTCAAAGCGGGTATCGGTACATCCTCTCGCGTTCTACCTGAAGAACGGGGCGGCTGGACAATAGGTGTCCTCGTTAACTCCAATGGCGGTCGGCGGCATCAATTGCGAATTGATGGTGTTCCAGTTGGAAAAGAAATTACGGGGTCCCCACCGAAACCGACCAGAGATGGATCCTTTATTATTGTTATCGCGACAGATGCGCCGTTAACACACCGTCAATTGAAGCAGTTGGCGATCCGTGCAACACATGGACTCGCCCGCACAGGCACACCAAGCACGGATGGTAGCGGTGAATTCGTCATCGCGTTTTCCACGGCGAATATCTTTCCGAGCAGGACGGAAACCGGCACCTTTCAAATCAAGATGCTCGCCAATGGGCGCTTAAGTTCGCTGTTCCAAGCAGTCATTGAAGCAACAGAGGAGGCTATTGTCAACTCAATGACAATGGCAACAACGACCACCGGACGCAACGACAGGACGATGTACGCGATTCCGTTGACTGAATTAGAAAAAGTGATGCGGGCATACGGGCGTTAA